From Plasmodium yoelii strain 17X genome assembly, chromosome: 7, one genomic window encodes:
- a CDS encoding histidine triad nucleotide-binding protein 1, putative — MGLKLILAYLILYLDLMKPGFGLIGNNLKNAAFNCFTNIVYKNKYLTNVVNKKLMKMSDEEERAIAAAGKDENGDSIFGKIVRKEIKADIVYEDDKVLAFNDINPQAPVHILVIPKIRDGLTRLSKAEEKHKEILGHLMWAVAEIVRKNNLGDFRLVVNNGPEACQSVYYLHLHILAKRQMKWPPG, encoded by the exons atgggGCTTAAACTCATTTTAGCCTATCTAA tATTATACCTAGATTTAATGAAACCTGGTTTTGGATTAATTGGAAATAATCTAAAAAACGCTGCATTTAATTGTTTTACTaatattgtttataaaaacaaatatctTAC aAACGTAGTCAACAAAAAACTTATGAAAATGTCTGATGAGGAAGAAAGAGCAATTGCAGCTGCAGGGAAAGATGAAAACGGAGACTCGATTTTTG GAAAAATTGTAAGAAAGGAAATAAAAGCAGATATCGTATACGAAGACGATAAG gTTCTTGCTTTTAACGATATCAACCCTCAAGCACCTGTACACATATTAGTCATTCCAAAAATTCGAGACGGTTTAACAAGACTTAGTAAAGCCGAAGAAAAACACAAAGAAATACTTGGTCACCTAATGTGGGca gtTGCAGAAATAgtgagaaaaaataatttaggAGATTTTCGTCTAGTTGTAAATAATGGACCTGAAGCTTGTCAATCTGTTTATTATCTtcatttacatattttagCAAAACGACAAATGAAATGGCCCCCcggataa
- a CDS encoding phosphatase, putative produces MSAVTNSSGPMKIKRSVCVKYLKFLYYLKNSNLEKQWNRYYCCVFKRVLDENITIKQLAERKYLNKIKLIKNKEIRYNKLLSYLVSKPVKISSFDFNDTLVNTKHGKHSNNILYDRTIFKALFNLLNIRNYQIVIFSNQTNVSSCVHDYENLKFNKLPNFFSKISDFKKTLFYFNSLFISENSQKYKQTKTPTNIQNNPLSFSSASSLILWDNIKSQEKYRNSFLQNETNIFMKQLKHSDCYIYLIRKYFDRFYTSSHVNNYKKKQKKIYIFPKNNKYRLAERFVNNSNLREKKKKMKSHNNYKGCKRSKIVLNCNSLNYFFSLGKCEISEIDIYSKPEIGQYCLYMCIEGIKYLIILKYYFNDFYKFIENNINMITNEDLKKFIKLSIDIFNLEEICILTKKIKKRNYLNINKLALKILDTYINKIIHKNEKYILLKEKYKNDIQFIEFFLCDQIYNSSINFNEKKLFNKLNNDDFLKNLLFWLVYKNKIIIKLTNHFSTLLFNFRHSFYVGNNVGRSFDMSDIDLKFSQNIGIKSYADTWFQEFNDQTRNK; encoded by the exons ATGTCCGCTGTGACAAATTCAAGCGGTCCtatgaaaataaaacgaTCAGTATGcgtaaaatatttaaaatttttatattatttaaaaaatagtaatttaGAAAAACAATGGAATAGATATTATTGTTGTGTTTTTAAAAGAGTGCTAGATGAAAATATTACAATAAAACAGCTAGCtgaaagaaaatatttaaataaaataaagttaataaaaaataaagaaattcggtataataaattattgtcTTATTTAGTATCAAAACCAGTCAAAATATCATCATTTGATTTTAATGATACATTAGTTAATACTAAACATGGAAAacatagtaataatatattatatgataGAACTATTTTTAAAGctctttttaatttattaaatatccGAAATTAtcaaattgttattttttcaaatcaAACAAACGTATCATCATGTGTTCATGATTACGAAAAtctaaaatttaataaattaccaaattttttttcaaagatatctgattttaaaaaaacgttattttattttaattctttGTTTATTTCAGAAAATTCTCAAAAATACAAACAAACTAAAACACCAActaatatacaaaataatccCTTATCTTTTTCATCAGCCTCTTCTTTGATATTATGGGATAATATTAAAAGCCAAGAAAAATATCGGAATAGTTTTCTTCAAAATGAAACAAACATATTTATGAAACAATTAAAACATAGTgattgttatatttatttgataagaaaatattttgatcGTTTTTACACTTCATCTCatgtaaataattataaaaagaaacaaaaaaaaatatatatatttcctaaaaataataaatatagattAGCAGAAAGGTTTGTTAATAACTCaaatttaagagaaaaaaaaaaaaaaatgaaaagtcATAATAATTACAAAGGTTGTAAACGGTCTAAAATAGTGTTAAACTGTAACagtttgaattattttttttcattaggGAAATGTGAAATTAGTgaaatagatatatatagtaaGCCAGAAATCGGACAATACTgtttatatatgtgtatagaaggaataaaatatttaataattttaaaatattattttaatgatttttataaatttattgaaaataatataaatatgataacaaatgaagatttaaaaaaatttataaaattaagtatagatatatttaatttagaagaaatttgtatattaacaaaaaaaataaaaaaacgtaactatttaaatattaataaattagcattaaaaatattagatacatatataaataaaattatacataaaaatgaaaaatatattttattaaaagaaaaatataaaaatgatattcaatttatagaattttttttgtgtgatcaaatttataattcTTCAATcaattttaatgaaaaaaaattatttaataaattaaataatgatgattttttaaaaaatctaCTTTTTTGgttagtatataaaaataaaattattataaaattaactaaCCATTTTTCCACTTTGCTATTCAATTTTAGACACAGTTTTTATGTGGGAAACAACGTAGGCCGAAGTTTCGACATGTCCGATATAGACTTAAAG ttctCACAAAATATCGGAATTAAGAGTTATGCGGATACATGGTTTCAGGAATTTAATGACCAAAcgagaaataaataa